The nucleotide sequence TAAGATAATCGCAACCCAGCATAAGGAAAAGGACTAGCAAAAAGGTCAGAAAGGTGGCTGTTAAAACAATCAGACTTTTAGTAGGATAGGCTTTTTTATCATTTTTATATGCCTTTTCAACAACATATTTGTATGAGACATTTGTCTCTGCGTCAATTTTTGCCTCGTCATATTTCTTTTCATAATAGGAAAGTTTTGACGTTTCCAGCTTCAGGATATCGCGGTATCTGATGAAAGCATTTCCATACCTGGTTAATAATCCGATTTTCTTTTCAAAGGTTTTGATATGTGAAGCCTTGTCTTTCTCGACTGAGCGTGCATAACCTTTATAATAGGCGTTATTCTGGGCTTTCCAGTTGTTAATGCCCAAGTTGCGGATGATTTGAAGGGAATCTTCATAGCTTTTGATCAACTGCCGTTCGATGGCCAGTTCTTTGCTGGCAGTTTGCAGGATGTTCAGGCTGCGTTCCCTTCTCATCCCGTTCATCAGGGTGTCGTAATACGTTGCTATTTCATTGGCCATGTCTGCGGCAACCTGGGGATCGGTATCCAGCACTTCAATTTGAACGGCCATGTTTTCTGTCTTCTTGATCTTTACATTGCCGTCATAAATATGCATGCACTTGTAAAGCGGCGATGCAGACCCTGCCCGGATATCATAATGGTCCATCAGCCTGAATTTTTTGTTGAGGTGCCAGAAAACATCTGTAGATTTCAGGACTTGGACCATACGTTCGGTTTCATCTTCATTACCCGATTTCAGTACTTTCTCGTTGGGATTGTAATTGTCTGTAATTACTTCCCTGGAGAAAGAAGCAGAAGAAACCGGGATAATCACTGATGTTGACTTGAATTTCGGGTAAATGGTGAATGAAACAGTCATACTAACAACAGCAGCCAGCAGGGTTGAAATTATCAATACTTTACGTTTGCGGTAAATATATTGGATCAAAGCAGCAGTGCCGAAATCGTATGGTTTTTCACTCATCATGACTTAATTTACTTTTATCAGGAAATAGCTTTTTTTACCTTTCTGAACCAAAATAAACTTATTGTCGATCAATTGATCCGCAGTGACGGTCATTTCTGCATTGTCAGCCTTCTCCTTGTTTAAGCTCAACCCGCCACCAGCAACCTGACGGCGCAATTCGCTCTTTGACGGAAAAATTGCTGTCTTCACCGTCAGCAATTCGCTTAAGGAAATCCCATTTTTTAATTCATCCATGGTGATGGAAAATTGAGGAACCCCTTCAAATACGGACAGGAAAGTATCTTCGTCCATCTTTTTAAGCGTTTCGGTGGTACCTTTTCCAAAGAGGATCTGCGATGCATCCACAGCAGCCAGGTAATCGGCCTCCGAATGTACCATGACCGTTACTTCTTTAGCCAGTGTTTTCTGAAGCAGGCGCAAATGTGGAGCTTTTTTGTGCTCTTCTATCAGGTTAAGGATTTCGTCCACCTTCAGGAAAGTGAAGATTTTGATGTATTTTTCAGCATCTTCATCCGATACGTTCATCCAGAACTGGTAAAACTTGTAGGGTGAAGTATATTTGGGATCAAGCCAGACATTGCCGGTTTCGGTTTTGCCGAACTTGCCTCCATCAGCCTTGGTGATCAGCGGGCAGGTCAGGGCAAAAGCATCGCCACCATTCTTGCGGCGAATCAGTTCGGTGCCTGTAACTATGTTTCCCCATTGGTCGGAACCGCCCATCTGAAGTTTACAGTTTTTATGCTCGTTCAGGTAAAGAAAATCATAGCCCTGAACAAGCTGGTAAGAGAATTCGGTAAACGACATGCCCGTTTCAAGGCGTTTTTTCACTGAATCCTTGGCCATCATGTAGTTAACGGTAATATGCTTACCTACATCGCGGATGAATTCGAGGAATGAAAATTTACTCATCCAGTCGTAATTGTTGACCAATTCGGCTTTATTGGGTTTGTCGCTGGTAAAATCCAGAAATTTTCCAAGTTGATTTTTAATACATTGTTCGTTGTGGCGGATGGTTTCTTCGCTAAGCAGAACCCTTTCGTCCGATTTCCCTGAAGGATCGCCAATCATACCTGTTGCACCTCCTACAAGGGCGATGGGTTTATGCCCTGCCAGTTGCAGGTGTTTTAAAAGCATGATAGAAACCAAATGTCCTATATGTAAAGAATCTGCCGTAGGGTCTATGCCCACATAAGCAGTAGTCAGCTCTTTTTTCAGTTGTTCTTCAGTTCCAGGCATCATATCGTAAATCATGCCCCGCCATTTCAACTCTTCAATAAAATCCATATTAAATCCTGGTGATTATTCTGTTAATGTTTAATTTTTAAATTGATTTTTGATATATCTATATTAAAATGTTTGACTTAGCTATCTTGCAAAGATAGGATATTGAAAAATGAAATAAAAAACTTAGCCGATTTTATTCATTTTTGAAGTCGTAACATTCAAATTTACAAAATTGTAAGCTTCCTTTTGCTCCTGTTTATTCTGTTTTTTATCATTTTTCGGTGAAGGTTTCAGGTAAGGGAATACAGCCGGGGCAAATTTTGAAACCGGAGAGTACAGGAAGGAATTGCTGACCGATTCGCGTGGAAGAATATGAATATGCCGGTCTATGCCATTAAGAATGACCAGGAATACACTGATGATGAAGGTCATTTTCGCCAGGGCAAGGACCACGCCAAAAATGCGGTTGGCTGTTCCAAGTTTCACGGCCTTTGCACCTTTTTCAACTATCTTAGCCAGGAAGTGCACGCCAATGACAATAGCAACAAAAGTGACGACGAATGCCACGAACGGCAGGGTACGTCCACCAAAACCAGTATGGTCTTTCATAATGGCAGAGGTGACATCCGACAAGCCAATGGCTCCTAAAATACCCAGCAGAAGTCCTCCGAAAGAGGCTACCTGTACGATAAATCCTTTTTTATATCCTTTTAACGCGCTGTATACTAAAATGGCCAGCAGAAATAAATCAATATAGTTCATAGTTTCATAATTTAAAGCCTGCAAGATACTAATTAATAACAGTTCTAAAAATTTCTTTGTAATAGTTACGCTGGAAATTTGTTTCAATGGCTAATTTCTTTATTTTTGCAACAGATTTTTAGATGCCTTAAATCTGGAAGCCAATGGTCCTATAGTTCAATGGATAGAACGGAAGTTTCCTAAACTTTAAATCCAGGTTCGATTCCTGGTAGGATCACCAAAGCCCTGAGTTCAGGGCTTTTTTTATACCTTGGTGGGTAGATAATTTCTCCTGATGCCTCTCTTTAAAATTCTTTCTGTTTCAGTTTTTTATTAGATTACATTGAGACTAATAAGTTTTATTGAAAAATATTTAATAATTTTACAATATTAATCAATTATGTATAATGCAATTATAACAATAAGTTCCTGTTAATTATGATATACTTTAGATTTAATAGGGAAAAATCACTAGCGGCTATATTATATATTCTGAGTAAAATTAATACTGCGGGTTTGCATAAGATCAGCAAAATTTTGTATTACGCGGATCAAAAACACTTGGTAAAATATGGTACTCCTATTACAGGTGATTGTTATGTTGCAATGGAATTTGGACCGGTACCTTCAGAAATTTATGATATTTTTAAAGAAGTCAGGGATAAATTTGTCAATACTTTTGGATATCAAAAATATATTTCGGTGGAGAACGGTTTTTGTGTGAAAGCTTTGACCGTTCCTGATTTGGATGAATTTTCGGAAAGTGATGTTGAATGTCTGGATGATTCTATTAAAGAAAATAAAGATTTGAATTTTGATGAATTGAAAGTCAAATCGCATGATTTAGCTTATAAAAGTGCCTGTCAAAATAAGAAAATTTCCGTTGAGGAAATGGCCAAAGAAGGGGGGGCAAATAAAGAAATGATAAAATATATCAGGTGTATGGCTGAAAATAATAGTGCATTTTCCTAATAAAGCCATAAGACCAAAGCCATCCATTTCTTCTGATTATAACAATGATATAATTGATAGAAAAATTAATATTGGAACTGTTGTTTCTATTGATATTGCTGGCATTGACCATCCCAAATGGAATATTATACTTGACCTAACGGATGATAAGTGTTTAATTGCTTCTGTTTTTATAAATTCCGAAATCAATTTTAAATATATCAATAGTCATGAATTGAGAGATTTACAGTACTTGATTCGTAAATCAGACTATGATTTTTTAGATCATGATTCATTTATTGATTGCAGTAAGGTATTTACAGAGCCTTATTCAAAATTTAAAGAAGCTCTGATCAGAAATGCAGTCAGAAAAAAAGGAGAATTACCTGCAAGCGAGGTAAACAAGATATACGATCTCGTCAGAAAATCTAAGAATATAACTGGGAGCACAAAGAAAAGATTTCAAAGGTTGTTCGGTACTGGCGAATAATTAGAATTCTGTTTGTTAAATAACTTATTTAAGTTTCGCAACAAAATATTTCCCTGAACAGAATAAAATTTAAAGTCTGAGATTATTGTCCATAAACCCCACACTCATTAAGAAGGGGCTAAAACAGGCCGGTGATTCATTAAAAAGTTCCAGGATTTTCCTTCGCGAAGCGTTAAAAACAAAATCCTTTTTGACTGCGTACTGTCTGAATGAAGCCGACGTCAGGAGGCGAAATGAGTTGACGCAGTCACAGTCTTTTTTGCTTCCTTTTTGTGACGACAAAAAGGAAGAATAAAGTTTTCAAAGGCAAATGCAAACCACGGCAATAAAACCTGCCTTCGACTCCGCTCAGGAAGCAAAAAAATAGTTGAACCATTTCAAACTATCTCAAACTATTTTAACCCATTTTAACCCATTTCAAACTATCTTATA is from Bacteroidota bacterium and encodes:
- the tyrS gene encoding tyrosine--tRNA ligase, with the protein product MDFIEELKWRGMIYDMMPGTEEQLKKELTTAYVGIDPTADSLHIGHLVSIMLLKHLQLAGHKPIALVGGATGMIGDPSGKSDERVLLSEETIRHNEQCIKNQLGKFLDFTSDKPNKAELVNNYDWMSKFSFLEFIRDVGKHITVNYMMAKDSVKKRLETGMSFTEFSYQLVQGYDFLYLNEHKNCKLQMGGSDQWGNIVTGTELIRRKNGGDAFALTCPLITKADGGKFGKTETGNVWLDPKYTSPYKFYQFWMNVSDEDAEKYIKIFTFLKVDEILNLIEEHKKAPHLRLLQKTLAKEVTVMVHSEADYLAAVDASQILFGKGTTETLKKMDEDTFLSVFEGVPQFSITMDELKNGISLSELLTVKTAIFPSKSELRRQVAGGGLSLNKEKADNAEMTVTADQLIDNKFILVQKGKKSYFLIKVN
- a CDS encoding CvpA family protein; this translates as MNYIDLFLLAILVYSALKGYKKGFIVQVASFGGLLLGILGAIGLSDVTSAIMKDHTGFGGRTLPFVAFVVTFVAIVIGVHFLAKIVEKGAKAVKLGTANRIFGVVLALAKMTFIISVFLVILNGIDRHIHILPRESVSNSFLYSPVSKFAPAVFPYLKPSPKNDKKQNKQEQKEAYNFVNLNVTTSKMNKIG
- a CDS encoding Panacea domain-containing protein, which translates into the protein MYYADQKHLVKYGTPITGDCYVAMEFGPVPSEIYDIFKEVRDKFVNTFGYQKYISVENGFCVKALTVPDLDEFSESDVECLDDSIKENKDLNFDELKVKSHDLAYKSACQNKKISVEEMAKEGGANKEMIKYIRCMAENNSAFS